A genomic region of Vitis vinifera cultivar Pinot Noir 40024 chromosome 7, ASM3070453v1 contains the following coding sequences:
- the LOC100261331 gene encoding glycine-rich protein 5-like, with protein MAKWFIMAVLALAVAHTTARTVPSDAGLDDQKNIATFGGLGGFAGVGDSGLPFGGLGGVSGVGGGIGSAGGLGGTGGLDSLGGLGGTGGLGTLGGIGSGVGTGGGLGGPGGGAGSPPFP; from the coding sequence atggCAAAGTGGTTTATCATGGCAGTGCTTGCCCTAGCAGTGGCTCACACCACTGCAAGGACTGTGCCTAGTGATGCTGGTCTCGATGACCAAAAGAACATCGCCACCTTTGGCGGGCTGGGTGGCTTTGCAGGAGTAGGTGATTCTGGACTGCCATTTGGTGGGCTAGGTGGAGTCAGCGGAGTTGGCGGAGGAATCGGTAGTGCAGGTGGACTAGGTGGGACAGGAGGGCTCGACAGCTTGGGTGGCTTGGGTGGCACCGGTGGTCTCGGAACCCTAGGCGGCATAGGCAGTGGAGTGGGCACCGGTGGTGGACTCGGTGGTCCTGGTGGTGGCGCTGGTTCTCCTCCTTTcccttga